From Kiritimatiellia bacterium, one genomic window encodes:
- a CDS encoding type II toxin-antitoxin system Phd/YefM family antitoxin, with protein MVTLHPSILERDGKKAFAVLPYEEFLKIEEELDNLEDIKDLRAAKAEEVTASTASLASVRNELKI; from the coding sequence ATGGTAACATTACATCCGAGCATACTCGAACGAGACGGGAAAAAGGCTTTTGCTGTCCTGCCTTATGAGGAATTTCTGAAGATCGAAGAAGAACTTGATAATCTTGAGGACATCAAAGATCTTCGCGCCGCCAAGGCAGAAGAAGTAACCGCCTCTACCGCTTCCCTTGCTTCAGTTCGGAACGAATTGAAGATTTGA
- the nikR gene encoding nickel-responsive transcriptional regulator NikR: protein MGLVRFSISLDGDLLAKFDRKVKSERCPTRSKAVGDLIRKTLVEEEWFRGGGKVAGAIVLVYDHHKPDLVAKLTDAQHASHHAIISTQHIHLDHDNCLEIVAVLGKPPEIDAVIKRIRAIKGIKHVSFAAATTGKSLS, encoded by the coding sequence ATGGGATTAGTCCGTTTCAGCATATCTCTTGACGGCGATTTGCTGGCAAAGTTTGACCGCAAGGTTAAAAGCGAGCGTTGCCCGACCCGTTCCAAGGCGGTCGGCGACCTTATCCGCAAGACCCTGGTTGAGGAAGAATGGTTCCGGGGCGGCGGGAAAGTGGCCGGGGCGATTGTGCTGGTTTATGACCACCACAAGCCCGATCTGGTGGCTAAACTGACCGATGCCCAGCACGCCAGCCATCACGCCATTATTTCCACGCAGCATATTCACCTGGACCACGACAATTGCCTGGAAATCGTCGCCGTGCTGGGCAAACCGCCGGAAATTGATGCGGTTATCAAGCGTATCAGGGCTATCAAGGGGATCAAGCATGTTTCGTTCGCGGCCGCCACCACCGGCAAAAGCCTCTCGTGA
- the zupT gene encoding zinc transporter ZupT, producing the protein MSNVWIALSLTLFAGMATGIGSIIAFAARRTNYRFLSVATGFSAGVMLYVSFVEIFFKGAETLSARYGDLGHWINTASFFGGMLLIGIIDNLIPSAENPHETHSEAETAPLHDPRARIPDYVKNGDQSGLNTRNHNAHHHKLMRLGLLTALAIAIHNFPEGLATFLAALHDPALGLAIAVAVALHNIPEGISVSVPIFYATGNRKKAFLYSLLSGLAEPAGALIAYLALRFFMGGPAGIIPPQVMGILFGGVAGIMVYISLDELLPTSRAYGKGHDSLLGLVAGMLVMALSLLLMK; encoded by the coding sequence ATGAGTAATGTCTGGATTGCGCTTTCCCTGACGCTGTTCGCGGGCATGGCCACGGGCATCGGGAGCATCATCGCGTTCGCCGCCCGGCGGACAAATTATCGTTTTCTCTCGGTGGCGACCGGATTCTCCGCGGGCGTCATGCTCTACGTATCCTTTGTGGAGATATTTTTCAAAGGGGCGGAAACACTCTCCGCCCGGTACGGCGACCTTGGACACTGGATTAATACGGCTTCGTTTTTCGGGGGCATGCTTTTAATCGGCATTATTGACAACCTCATCCCCTCGGCTGAAAATCCGCACGAGACCCACTCGGAAGCGGAAACGGCCCCCCTGCATGATCCGCGGGCCCGGATACCGGACTACGTAAAAAACGGCGACCAATCAGGACTTAACACGCGCAACCACAACGCCCATCACCACAAACTCATGCGCCTGGGATTGCTCACGGCGTTGGCCATTGCCATTCACAATTTCCCGGAAGGACTGGCCACTTTTCTGGCGGCCCTGCATGACCCGGCGCTGGGCCTGGCAATCGCGGTGGCAGTCGCCTTGCATAACATTCCCGAGGGCATCAGCGTTTCCGTGCCGATCTTTTATGCCACCGGAAACCGCAAAAAAGCTTTTTTATATTCCCTGCTCAGCGGCCTGGCCGAGCCGGCCGGCGCGCTTATCGCTTATCTGGCCCTTCGGTTCTTTATGGGCGGCCCGGCCGGAATCATTCCGCCTCAAGTAATGGGCATATTGTTTGGAGGCGTGGCGGGCATCATGGTCTACATCAGCCTGGATGAACTTCTGCCGACCAGCCGGGCCTATGGCAAGGGGCACGACAGCCTGCTGGGGCTTGTCGCGGGCATGCTGGTCATGGCCCTGAGCCTGCTTTTGATGAAATAG
- a CDS encoding VIT1/CCC1 transporter family protein gives MLSADIRCLLLDYQRDEITEYHIYRRLAARQKSSANREVLERIAEDEKRHYEQWKAYTGETVAPSSFKIWFYVWISRIFGLTFGLKLMERGEASARQSYGSLPAEIKEAEDIAREESGHEDKLLAMLDEERLRYVGSIVLGLNDALVELTGALAGLTFALQNTKLIALTGSITGIAAAFSMAASEYLSTKAEGTGQSPLKAALYTGAAYVLTVVLLIMPYLILARFYAALACTLATAVSIIAVFNYYISVARGEPFRKRFTEMAGLSLGVAGLSFLVGLALRKFLGVEI, from the coding sequence ATGCTGTCAGCGGATATAAGATGCCTGTTGCTGGATTATCAGCGCGACGAGATAACCGAATATCATATTTACCGGCGGCTGGCGGCCCGGCAGAAGTCTTCCGCAAACCGGGAGGTGCTGGAACGTATTGCCGAGGACGAAAAGCGGCACTATGAACAATGGAAGGCCTATACCGGCGAAACCGTTGCGCCGTCCTCGTTCAAAATATGGTTTTACGTCTGGATCAGCCGCATTTTCGGGCTTACTTTCGGCCTCAAGCTCATGGAGCGCGGCGAGGCGAGCGCCCGGCAATCCTATGGTTCGCTTCCCGCGGAAATTAAGGAAGCCGAAGATATTGCCCGGGAGGAAAGCGGCCATGAGGACAAACTGCTGGCTATGCTGGATGAGGAACGCCTGCGCTACGTCGGCTCCATTGTGCTAGGGCTGAATGACGCGCTCGTGGAGCTGACCGGCGCGCTGGCCGGCCTGACGTTTGCCCTGCAAAACACGAAGCTTATCGCCCTGACCGGTTCCATTACCGGCATTGCGGCGGCCTTCTCCATGGCCGCTTCCGAATATCTTTCCACCAAGGCGGAGGGGACGGGGCAAAGCCCGCTCAAGGCGGCCCTTTACACCGGCGCGGCCTACGTGCTGACCGTGGTTCTCTTGATCATGCCGTATCTTATCCTTGCCCGCTTTTATGCGGCGCTGGCTTGCACCCTTGCAACGGCCGTAAGCATCATTGCCGTGTTCAATTATTACATCTCCGTCGCCCGCGGCGAGCCGTTCAGGAAACGTTTTACGGAAATGGCGGGTTTGAGCCTGGGAGTGGCCGGCCTGAGTTTTCTCGTGGGACTTGCCTTGCGGAAGTTCCTTGGCGTGGAAATATAA
- a CDS encoding iron-sulfur cluster carrier protein MrpORP, whose amino-acid sequence MENAENRQSQYSRAKDNSDALPEEQVMRERLARIKHKILVLSGKGGVGKSTVAANLAVSLSLSGKKVGLLDVDIHGPSIPKMLGLENTRIAAREDVILPAEKDGLKVMSIGFLLQSRDEAVIWRGPLKMGVIKQFLKDVEWGALDYLVIDSPPGTGDEPLSVCQLVKDADGAVIVTTPQNVATNDVRKSINFCRHLNLPVLGVVENMSGFVCPKCGEFTAIFKTGGGEEMANEMHTPFLGRIPLDPAVGEACDEGNPFVRHHSRSETAKAFERIIAPILALSAQAKDASAVKTDRKEEDIIMKIAIPIAEGKLCMHFGHCEQFALLEADKKTKKITEKKFLTPPAHEPGVLPKWLHEQGANIIIAGGMGQRAQNLFAENNITVVVGAPGEEPEKVAAAWLSGTLQAGTNVCDH is encoded by the coding sequence ATGGAAAATGCGGAAAACAGACAGAGCCAATACAGCCGCGCCAAAGATAATTCGGATGCGTTGCCTGAAGAACAGGTCATGCGGGAACGTCTTGCGCGAATAAAACATAAAATCCTGGTGCTCTCCGGCAAGGGCGGGGTCGGGAAAAGCACGGTGGCGGCCAATCTGGCCGTTTCGTTGTCGCTTTCCGGCAAAAAGGTCGGCCTCCTGGATGTGGATATTCACGGCCCCAGCATTCCGAAAATGCTTGGTCTGGAAAACACACGGATCGCCGCGCGGGAAGACGTCATTCTGCCGGCCGAAAAAGACGGTTTAAAAGTGATGTCCATCGGCTTTCTGCTTCAAAGCCGCGATGAGGCCGTTATCTGGCGCGGCCCCTTGAAAATGGGCGTTATCAAGCAATTTCTGAAAGACGTGGAATGGGGGGCGCTTGATTACCTGGTGATTGATTCACCCCCGGGCACGGGCGATGAGCCGCTTTCCGTCTGCCAGCTGGTCAAGGACGCCGACGGGGCCGTGATCGTAACCACTCCCCAGAACGTGGCCACGAACGATGTGCGTAAATCCATCAATTTCTGCCGGCATTTGAACCTGCCGGTGCTCGGCGTGGTGGAAAACATGAGCGGATTCGTCTGCCCGAAGTGCGGTGAATTCACGGCGATCTTCAAGACCGGAGGCGGCGAGGAGATGGCAAACGAAATGCACACGCCTTTTCTGGGGCGCATTCCGCTGGACCCCGCGGTCGGCGAGGCGTGTGATGAGGGCAACCCGTTTGTGCGCCATCATAGCCGGTCGGAAACGGCCAAAGCATTTGAACGGATCATCGCGCCGATTCTGGCATTGTCGGCGCAAGCGAAAGACGCGTCAGCAGTCAAAACAGACAGAAAAGAGGAGGATATTATTATGAAGATCGCAATACCAATAGCGGAAGGAAAACTCTGCATGCATTTCGGGCACTGCGAGCAGTTTGCCCTGCTGGAAGCTGACAAAAAGACAAAAAAGATTACCGAAAAAAAATTCCTTACCCCGCCGGCCCACGAGCCGGGCGTCCTGCCAAAGTGGTTGCATGAACAGGGCGCAAATATTATTATCGCCGGCGGAATGGGACAACGCGCGCAGAACCTGTTTGCCGAGAACAACATCACGGTCGTGGTGGGCGCGCCCGGCGAAGAGCCCGAAAAAGTCGCCGCCGCCTGGCTCTCCGGCACCCTTCAGGCCGGAACGAACGTCTGTGACCATTAA
- a CDS encoding DnaJ domain-containing protein, producing MKGLLKTSEKVDQIKGVTFEERARLVLFSLGKNPDEIRKAYRRLAKRHHPDMSGGCSLKFKVINEAYLLLAKGQISKQPLLADDELVMAITGRRVASLLNRQKEWEKYERWHRQRFYDGWEAV from the coding sequence ATGAAAGGTCTGTTAAAAACTAGCGAGAAAGTTGATCAAATCAAAGGCGTAACATTTGAGGAAAGAGCGCGGCTGGTGTTGTTCAGCCTGGGAAAAAATCCGGATGAAATTCGCAAGGCATACCGCCGCCTTGCCAAACGCCACCATCCGGACATGTCCGGAGGCTGTTCGTTAAAATTCAAAGTTATCAATGAGGCCTATCTGCTTCTGGCAAAGGGGCAAATATCAAAACAACCATTGCTGGCTGATGACGAGCTTGTCATGGCAATCACGGGCCGGCGCGTGGCGTCTTTGCTCAACAGGCAGAAAGAATGGGAAAAATATGAGCGCTGGCACCGCCAGCGGTTCTACGACGGCTGGGAAGCGGTTTAA
- a CDS encoding zinc ribbon domain-containing protein — MPIYEYKCKKCGKTFEHLARSLSEPAPKCPQCGASRPEKQFSAFSAGTGGGRSDSFACPGGACPTGACPTGTCPSGTCPLG; from the coding sequence ATGCCCATCTACGAATACAAGTGCAAAAAATGCGGTAAAACATTTGAACATCTGGCCAGAAGTCTTTCCGAGCCAGCGCCCAAATGTCCGCAATGCGGCGCATCCCGGCCGGAAAAGCAGTTTTCCGCCTTCAGCGCCGGAACGGGCGGCGGCCGCAGCGATTCTTTCGCCTGCCCGGGCGGCGCCTGTCCGACCGGCGCGTGTCCGACGGGCACATGCCCGTCGGGCACCTGTCCGTTGGGATAA
- a CDS encoding ASKHA domain-containing protein: protein MRKKQYCLTIQPQGQSLFVLPETKVIEAVAGIGVTIDTPCGGAGTCGKCRIQVAEGVAPPSDADKKVFSADEIQNGWRLACQTSVRGDMTIHVPSSSLFADQHQILETSAGEKIDIAPAIRKVFVEMPLPSLDDETPDLLRLERTLGQFKCDVELLRKLPALLRECGFKGTAVLSDRWLIDFEADDTTSRSYGVAFDVGTTTLVGDLIDLRTGEEKALTSRMNPQIRFGDDVLSRIRHSASCPDCLEDIRGVLTHEMAAMIDALCREAAVERRQIYEVTIAGNTVMQQILCGVNSRFLGEVPFVPAHARGLLLAARRLGIPIAHCGMAYVFPIVGGFVGGDTAAGMLSAKIMERDSPVLFVDIGTNGEIVLVHDGRIWAASTAAGPAFEGARITCGMRAARGAVEKIVLNGDVHLGTIGNTPPSGICGSGLIDLLAELLNHGIVNSEGQLLPPDELPAGLSRALAKRVRVTAEGAVEFLVASRSRGQAEEPIVLTQRDVREVQLGAGAIRAGTSILLKKAGLRPGDIRSVLLAGGFGNFIRRNHAQRIGLLPGGIDHEKIVYIGNASLSGAKWALLSVEARKRVETLARQTEHIDLSRDPDFQSEFAEAMIFPGANE from the coding sequence ATGCGTAAAAAACAATATTGCTTGACTATCCAACCCCAGGGCCAATCGCTCTTTGTTCTGCCGGAAACGAAAGTGATTGAAGCGGTCGCCGGCATCGGCGTAACGATTGACACCCCCTGCGGCGGCGCGGGCACCTGCGGGAAATGCCGCATCCAGGTCGCCGAAGGAGTCGCGCCCCCCTCCGATGCGGATAAAAAGGTGTTCAGCGCCGATGAGATTCAAAACGGCTGGCGGTTGGCTTGCCAGACTTCCGTGCGCGGCGATATGACCATCCATGTCCCCTCTTCCTCCCTCTTTGCCGACCAGCACCAGATTCTGGAAACTTCCGCCGGCGAAAAAATTGACATTGCGCCCGCCATCCGCAAGGTTTTTGTGGAAATGCCCCTGCCGTCGCTGGATGACGAAACTCCCGATCTGCTGCGGCTTGAGCGGACGCTGGGGCAATTCAAGTGTGATGTAGAACTCCTGCGCAAATTGCCCGCTCTTTTGCGCGAGTGCGGTTTCAAGGGCACGGCCGTCCTTTCCGACCGATGGTTGATTGATTTTGAGGCGGACGACACCACTTCCCGGTCTTACGGCGTGGCGTTTGATGTCGGCACCACGACGTTGGTCGGGGACCTGATTGATCTGCGCACGGGTGAGGAAAAGGCGCTGACCTCGCGGATGAATCCGCAAATCCGTTTTGGGGACGATGTTCTTTCGCGCATCCGGCATTCAGCTTCATGCCCGGACTGTTTGGAGGATATCCGGGGCGTTTTAACGCATGAAATGGCGGCAATGATAGATGCCCTGTGCCGCGAAGCGGCGGTGGAACGGCGGCAAATTTACGAAGTTACCATTGCCGGAAACACCGTTATGCAGCAGATTCTTTGCGGGGTAAATTCGCGGTTTCTGGGTGAAGTGCCGTTTGTGCCGGCGCATGCGCGCGGGCTTTTATTGGCCGCCCGGCGTCTTGGCATACCGATCGCGCACTGCGGTATGGCCTACGTGTTCCCGATTGTCGGCGGGTTCGTCGGCGGCGACACCGCCGCGGGAATGTTGTCCGCAAAAATTATGGAGCGTGATTCTCCGGTCCTGTTCGTGGATATCGGCACCAACGGTGAAATTGTCCTGGTGCATGACGGCCGGATATGGGCCGCTTCCACGGCGGCCGGGCCGGCTTTTGAAGGCGCGCGCATTACCTGCGGCATGCGGGCCGCGCGGGGGGCCGTTGAAAAAATCGTGCTGAACGGCGATGTTCATCTGGGAACCATCGGCAATACCCCGCCCAGCGGCATCTGTGGCAGCGGTTTGATTGATCTGCTGGCCGAATTGCTGAACCATGGCATTGTTAATTCGGAAGGGCAGCTTCTGCCGCCGGATGAATTGCCGGCCGGTCTTTCCAGGGCCTTGGCCAAACGCGTGCGCGTGACCGCCGAGGGGGCAGTTGAATTCCTGGTGGCCAGCCGCAGCCGCGGCCAGGCCGAAGAACCGATTGTGCTGACCCAGCGGGACGTTCGCGAAGTTCAACTGGGCGCCGGCGCCATCCGCGCCGGCACTTCCATCCTGCTCAAAAAAGCGGGGTTGCGCCCCGGCGATATCCGTTCCGTCCTGCTGGCGGGAGGCTTCGGTAATTTTATCCGCCGCAATCATGCCCAGCGCATCGGTCTCTTGCCGGGCGGCATTGACCATGAAAAAATCGTGTACATCGGAAATGCCTCGCTCAGCGGGGCAAAATGGGCGCTTTTGAGCGTGGAGGCCAGGAAACGCGTTGAAACGCTTGCCCGGCAGACCGAGCATATTGATCTCTCGCGCGATCCTGATTTCCAAAGCGAATTCGCCGAGGCCATGATATTTCCAGGGGCAAACGAGTAA
- a CDS encoding YkoF family thiamine/hydroxymethylpyrimidine-binding protein, giving the protein MNIQAEISLYPLRTAHVGEIIARFTRELRANGLKPETGAMSTMARGECHLVFAAAERAFNACGRDADIVLVLKTSNACPWIRHKKKRIKNA; this is encoded by the coding sequence ATGAATATTCAGGCCGAGATAAGTTTATATCCGTTGCGAACCGCGCATGTCGGAGAGATTATTGCGCGGTTTACCAGGGAATTGCGCGCCAATGGTTTAAAACCCGAAACCGGCGCGATGAGCACAATGGCGCGCGGCGAATGCCACCTGGTGTTTGCCGCCGCAGAGCGGGCGTTTAATGCCTGCGGACGGGACGCGGATATCGTTTTGGTTTTAAAAACATCCAATGCCTGTCCATGGATACGCCATAAAAAAAAGAGAATAAAAAATGCGTAA
- a CDS encoding class I SAM-dependent methyltransferase translates to MIFNMTSSSRSLFDFSPLAARYDAWYRTAAGRRHDAAQKKAVLELLPAARTGKKKFLLDAGCGTGHWSVFFAKHGFEATGVDVSPEMISAARARRAPHCRFAVADVMLLPFPDGDFDAVSAMAALEFVPDARRVCAEMFRCLKSGGRLIVGTLNRLAGLNRRRIADRSEPYLSARMFSPKELRKLLSQFGRVNIRLTAERGAGDESGAFIVAAAVKS, encoded by the coding sequence ATGATTTTTAATATGACTTCCTCATCTCGCAGCCTGTTTGATTTCAGCCCGCTGGCGGCAAGATATGACGCCTGGTACCGCACTGCCGCCGGCCGCCGCCATGACGCGGCCCAGAAAAAAGCGGTGCTGGAACTGCTCCCGGCGGCTCGGACGGGCAAAAAAAAATTCCTGCTGGATGCCGGCTGCGGCACGGGACATTGGAGCGTTTTTTTTGCAAAACATGGATTTGAAGCAACCGGGGTTGACGTATCTCCGGAAATGATTTCCGCGGCGCGGGCGCGCCGCGCGCCTCATTGCCGTTTTGCCGTGGCGGATGTGATGCTCCTCCCGTTCCCGGATGGTGATTTTGACGCGGTCAGCGCCATGGCCGCGCTGGAATTTGTCCCGGATGCGCGCCGGGTCTGCGCCGAGATGTTTCGTTGCCTGAAATCAGGCGGCCGGTTGATAGTCGGAACCTTGAACCGCCTGGCCGGGCTCAATCGCCGGCGCATCGCCGACCGCTCCGAACCTTACCTTTCGGCGCGCATGTTTTCTCCAAAAGAATTACGCAAATTGCTCTCGCAGTTCGGCAGGGTGAATATCCGGTTGACGGCGGAACGGGGCGCTGGCGATGAATCGGGCGCATTTATAGTCGCCGCGGCGGTCAAATCATGA
- a CDS encoding ARMT1-like domain-containing protein produces the protein MKTAFECVPCFVRQAAEALTLCVPDVLRRERLMRRLLGEIAKADWNVMPVTITQRIQRIIRSETGEQDPYRPIKERMNRVALDLLPALISAARRQPEPREAFVRLAIAGNLLDSGAKTGITSDELPGHLEDVWHKPLAGSVAALFRAAEEAGSILYLADNAGEIIFDRFLLEVLPAGKITVAVRGAPVLNDATMEDAETAGIPKVAPVIANGSDAPGTILSECSENFRLLFDRADLVISKGQGNYETLSDVSEKIFFLLTVKCPIIAADIGAPVGSMVVYRRNG, from the coding sequence ATGAAAACTGCGTTTGAATGTGTTCCCTGTTTTGTCCGCCAGGCCGCCGAAGCCCTGACGCTGTGCGTGCCGGATGTTTTGCGGCGCGAACGCCTTATGCGGCGTCTGCTCGGCGAAATCGCCAAGGCCGATTGGAACGTCATGCCGGTGACGATTACCCAGCGCATACAGCGCATTATTCGCTCGGAAACCGGAGAGCAGGATCCCTACCGCCCGATCAAGGAACGGATGAATCGTGTCGCTCTGGATTTACTGCCGGCTTTGATTTCTGCCGCGCGCCGCCAACCGGAACCGCGCGAGGCTTTCGTGCGTCTGGCCATTGCCGGCAACCTGTTGGATTCCGGCGCCAAAACCGGCATCACTTCGGATGAGTTGCCCGGGCATCTGGAGGATGTCTGGCACAAGCCATTGGCCGGCAGTGTGGCCGCGTTGTTCCGCGCGGCCGAGGAGGCGGGAAGCATTTTATACCTGGCGGACAATGCCGGCGAAATAATTTTTGACCGCTTCCTGTTGGAGGTTCTGCCCGCCGGAAAAATAACGGTTGCGGTCCGGGGAGCCCCGGTTCTTAACGATGCCACCATGGAAGACGCGGAGACGGCCGGTATCCCGAAAGTCGCTCCGGTGATTGCCAACGGCTCGGACGCGCCCGGCACCATTCTATCCGAGTGTTCGGAAAATTTCCGGTTGCTCTTTGACCGCGCCGATCTTGTTATTTCCAAGGGGCAGGGGAATTATGAAACGCTTTCGGATGTGTCCGAAAAAATATTTTTTCTACTGACCGTCAAGTGCCCGATTATTGCCGCTGATATCGGCGCGCCGGTCGGCAGTATGGTCGTCTACCGTCGGAATGGATAA
- a CDS encoding CoA-binding protein: MNVVVLGASNKPARYSYQAVKLLAEKGHAVFPVHPAVSEIDGIPVFKRLADIPAPIHTITVYLSPERSAALADEILTARSRRVIFNPGAENADLARRLQQTGVEALNACTLVMLKTNQFE; encoded by the coding sequence ATGAACGTGGTTGTGCTTGGTGCGAGTAATAAGCCCGCGCGTTACAGTTACCAGGCGGTCAAACTGCTGGCGGAAAAGGGCCACGCTGTTTTCCCCGTTCATCCGGCTGTTTCCGAAATAGACGGAATTCCGGTATTCAAACGTCTGGCAGATATTCCAGCCCCGATTCATACCATAACCGTCTATCTTTCTCCCGAACGTTCCGCGGCCCTGGCGGATGAAATCCTGACCGCTCGGTCCCGGCGCGTAATTTTCAATCCCGGCGCGGAAAATGCAGATCTCGCCCGACGGCTTCAGCAAACCGGTGTTGAAGCCCTGAACGCCTGCACGCTGGTTATGCTCAAGACCAATCAATTTGAATGA
- a CDS encoding MBL fold metallo-hydrolase, with protein MKLRITTLVEDTAGGRGLLAEHGLAFWIELGARKIFFDTGQGLVLPSNACQLNILREEAGDVIISHGHYDHTGGLGEILRLAGKRRVYMHPAALMPKYARNTDNSSRAIGLPPPLNEKQIRVRSELVFTEKPVEIGEGLFLTGPVPRQNDFEDVGGPYFTDPACLQPDALADDQSAFIDTPDGTVVILGCAHAGVVNTLNYIRELTGHHRIHTVLGGMHLLSAGPKRMARTLAEFRRLDIKRLIPCHCTGFAATAQLRHEFRDKCAPCPVGTVLDWSQ; from the coding sequence GTGAAACTTCGCATCACAACACTCGTTGAGGATACTGCCGGCGGACGCGGACTCCTGGCCGAGCACGGGCTTGCCTTCTGGATTGAACTGGGGGCGCGTAAAATTTTCTTTGACACGGGCCAGGGTCTGGTGTTGCCGTCAAACGCCTGCCAGTTGAATATTCTGCGGGAAGAAGCCGGTGATGTGATTATCAGTCATGGTCATTACGATCACACCGGCGGTTTGGGGGAAATCCTGCGGCTGGCGGGGAAAAGGCGGGTTTATATGCATCCCGCGGCCTTGATGCCGAAATATGCCCGGAACACGGACAATTCATCGCGCGCAATCGGTCTGCCGCCGCCGTTAAATGAGAAACAAATCCGCGTGCGGAGCGAGCTGGTTTTTACGGAAAAACCGGTGGAGATTGGCGAAGGGCTCTTCCTGACCGGCCCGGTGCCGAGACAAAACGATTTTGAGGACGTCGGCGGCCCGTATTTTACCGATCCGGCCTGCTTACAACCGGATGCTCTGGCGGACGATCAATCGGCTTTTATTGATACTCCGGACGGCACGGTTGTGATCCTGGGTTGCGCTCATGCCGGCGTGGTAAACACCCTGAATTATATCCGGGAATTAACCGGCCATCACCGTATTCACACCGTGCTTGGCGGAATGCATCTGCTCTCTGCCGGACCAAAGCGCATGGCCAGGACATTGGCGGAGTTTCGGCGACTTGACATCAAACGGCTGATTCCGTGCCATTGCACCGGTTTTGCGGCCACGGCGCAATTACGGCATGAATTCCGCGATAAATGCGCGCCATGTCCGGTTGGCACGGTTTTGGATTGGAGCCAATAA
- a CDS encoding pyridoxamine 5'-phosphate oxidase family protein, which yields MSALPQKVLEAWANRDVPVILATVGKDNTPNIIYATCVGIFGNDRLVVADNFFSKTRANIFAGSKGAILFRDKSGTAYQVKGTLEYHKEGEIFQHMKSWNPPRHPGHAAVALKAEEVYSGAEKIS from the coding sequence ATGAGCGCATTACCGCAAAAAGTTCTTGAGGCGTGGGCAAACCGCGATGTGCCCGTCATTCTGGCGACGGTCGGCAAGGACAACACGCCCAATATTATTTATGCGACCTGTGTGGGAATATTCGGCAATGATCGCCTGGTTGTAGCTGATAATTTTTTTAGCAAAACCCGTGCCAACATATTTGCCGGAAGCAAAGGCGCGATCCTGTTCCGCGATAAAAGCGGTACGGCTTACCAGGTCAAGGGGACCCTGGAATATCACAAGGAAGGCGAAATTTTTCAGCACATGAAATCATGGAACCCGCCCCGGCATCCCGGCCACGCCGCCGTGGCCTTGAAGGCGGAAGAAGTCTATTCCGGCGCCGAAAAAATTTCATAG
- a CDS encoding phosphatidylserine decarboxylase: protein MPVRPEVIPFIGAVIILFGLLALVLRARGKPVGRLGWFCLAPALVCIAYLLFFFRDPERVVPNYPAAVVAGADGRVMSVVTLKENQILKTECVRISIFLSLFDVHVNRAPIDGQSRFLGYFPGKRLFTFQEKSSELNQHNKILIEGERTRCLVTQIVGPVCRRVVYWLSHDNAAAVAKGERIGMMKFGSRLDMYFPAGDVEVVCRPGDMVRAGETIVARLKSSEKSR, encoded by the coding sequence ATGCCGGTCCGGCCTGAAGTAATTCCATTTATCGGCGCGGTTATAATTCTGTTCGGACTGCTTGCGCTTGTTTTGCGGGCGCGCGGAAAGCCGGTCGGGCGTTTGGGGTGGTTTTGCCTGGCGCCCGCGCTGGTGTGCATTGCCTACCTGCTGTTCTTTTTCCGCGATCCGGAGCGTGTTGTCCCCAACTATCCCGCCGCGGTGGTGGCCGGGGCCGACGGCCGGGTAATGTCGGTTGTTACGTTAAAGGAAAATCAAATCTTGAAAACCGAATGCGTGCGCATCAGCATTTTCCTGAGCCTTTTTGACGTGCATGTCAACCGCGCTCCTATTGACGGGCAATCACGTTTCCTCGGCTACTTTCCGGGCAAGCGGCTCTTTACTTTCCAGGAAAAATCATCCGAGCTGAACCAGCACAACAAGATTCTGATTGAGGGAGAGCGGACGCGCTGTCTGGTGACCCAGATTGTGGGGCCGGTCTGCCGCCGGGTGGTCTACTGGCTGTCCCATGACAATGCGGCGGCCGTGGCGAAGGGGGAAAGGATCGGCATGATGAAGTTCGGCTCGCGTCTGGACATGTATTTTCCGGCGGGCGATGTTGAAGTCGTTTGCCGGCCCGGCGACATGGTCAGGGCGGGCGAAACGATCGTGGCGCGGCTTAAATCTTCTGAAAAAAGCCGGTAG